CGGGTCCGCCACAGCGGTTATTGTCCTCCCGTATCCTCGACGGAACAATGGCTCCGGTGCGAACTGTCATGTTCCATCGCCGCCCGCCCCGCTGTTAACCAAACCTTCCCCTCCCAGTAACGCCCATTCCCCCGCAACGTCAGCCGCCGCCCGCACCGTTGAGGGGTGAGGATCGCAATTGTTGCTGAATCGTTCCTGCCGCTGATGAACGGGGTTACGCACTCCATCCTGCGGGTGCTGGAGCATCTGCAGGAACGGGGCGATGAGGTGCTGGTGATTGCACCGTCAACCCAGGACACCGATGTTCTTGGCGTCGTGCACGGTGCATTCGTGCACCGGCTCCCGTCCGTGCCGCTGGCCGGGTATGCAAACGTGCGGGTGGCTTTGGGCGGTGTGAACCGGGTCAAGAGAATCCTTGCCGATTACGCACCGGACGTGGTTCACCTTGCGTCGCCCTTTGTGCTCGGCTGGCGGGCTGTGCAGGCCGCGCATCAGTTGGGGATCCCCACCATAGCCATTTACCAGACCGAGGTACCCAGCTACGCCGCCCGCTACGGGGTGCCGTTCCTGGAGAACTGGGCCTGGAACCGCGTGGAGAACATCCACCTGCTGGCGTCCCGGACGCTGGTGCCGTCAACGTTCGCACACAACCAGCTGCGCGGGCGCGGGATTCCGCGGCTGGACATGTGGCGCCGCGGTGTGGACACCGCGCGGTTCAGCCCGGAAAAGCGCGACGGCGGCTGGCGGACTTCCGTGGCCCCCGGCGGTGAGCGGATCATCGGCTACGTGGGCCGGCTTGCGATTGAAAAGCAGGTGGAGGACCTGGCGGTGCTGGCGGACGTGCCCGGCACCAGGCTTGTGATTGTGGGCGACGGGCCGCAGCGGGCGGCGCTGGAGGCTGCGCTTCCCGGGGCCGTCTTCACCGGTTTCCTGGGCGGCGGGGAGCTGGCCCGGGCGGTGGCGTCCTTCGACCTGTTTGTGCATCCCGGCGAGTTCGAGACCTTCTGCCAGACCATCCAGGAGGCCATGGCGTCCGGGGTTCCGGTGGTGGCCACGGGCCGCGGCGGGCCGCTGGACCTGGTGGAGAACTCCCGCACCGGCTGGCTGTATGAACCGGGCGATCTGGCCGGGTTGCGTGCGCATGTGATGGACCTGATGGGCGACGACGCCAAGCGGCGCGCGTTCGCAGCGGCAGCCCACGCTTCGGTCCAGGGGCGGACGTGGCCGGCGTTGAGCGCCGAGCTGGTGCGGCATTACAAGACGGTGGCCTTCGGTGATCGGGCCCGTCGGGATCCGGTGCCTGAGCCTGCCGGAATCCAAACGTTCGAAGCCCTCGAAAAACGAAAAGGAGTCACCCTATGAAGATTTCAGTGATCGGCTGCGGCTACCTCGGTGCCGTGCATGCTGCGACCCTCGCATCCATGGGCCACACCGTGGTGGGCATCGACGTCGATGCCAACAAGGTGGACCATCTGGGCCGCGGCTTCGCGCCGTTCCATGAACCCGGGCTGGACGAACTCCTGCAGGACGGCCGCGCCACCGGCCGGCTCACGTTCTCCACCGACTTCGGGGACGCCGCCGGCGCGCAGGTGCATTTCCTGTGCTTGGGCACCCCGCAGTCCAAAACGTCCGACGGCGCCGACCTCACCTTCCTGGTCTCCGCCACCAAGGCGCTCCTCCCGCACCTGAGCCGGGGCGCCGCCGTCGTCGGTAAGTCAACAGTGCCCGTGGGCACGGTGGACATGCTCCGCGGGATCCTGTCCCGGCGGCCGGATGTGCTGCTCGGCTGGAACCCGGAGTTCCTGCGCCAGGGCACCGCGGTGAAGGATTCGCTGGTGCCGGACCGGCTGGTCTACGGGGTGCCGGGGGGCAAGGCTTCTGCTGAGGGCGCGGGCGTGACGGCTGCGCTGGATGCGGTGTATGAGCCGCTGCTGGGCGCCGGGATCCCGCGGCTGGTGTGCAACTTCGCCACGGCGGAACTGATCAAGTCGGCGTCGAACGCGTTCCTGGCCACCAAGGTGAGCTTCATCAACGCGATGGCTGAGCTGTGCGACGCGTCCGGGGCTGACGTGACCGAGTTGAGCGAGGCAATGGGCTTGGATCCGCGGATCGGCAACAGGTACCTGCACGCCGGGCTGGGCTTCGGCGGCGGCTGCCTGCCCAAGGACGTCCGGAGTTTCCGGGCGCAGGCGGCTGCCCTGGATGTCAGCTCGGTGAACGACTGGATGGGCGTGGTGGATTCCATCAATCTGGGCCAGCGGTTGCGGACGGTGGAGATCGCGCGGGAGCTCTGCCGCGGGTTCCTGAGCGGCCGGACGGTGACGGTGCTGGGCGCGGCGTTCAAGCCGGACACGGACGACATCCGCGACTCCCCCGCCCTGGACGTTGCCCTGCAGCTGGCCGCGGCCGGCGCGCACGTGACGGTGACGGACCCGAAGGCCATCAACAACGCCTGGATGCGCTACCCGCAGCTGCGCTTCGAGCCTTCCACCCGCCGTGCGCTGGAAGGTGCCGAGCTGGTCCTGCTGCTCACCGAGTGGGACGAATACCGCTCGCTTTCGCCGGCGGTTGCGGGAGGTCTGGTACGACGCCGGACGGTGCTGGACGCGCGGAACGTGCTGGACGCTGCGGCCTGGCAAGCGCAAGGCTGGACGGTGCGGGGGCTCGGGACGAACTCTGTGGCCGAGCCTGCCCCGGTGGTTGAGCCTGCCGAAACCCGCCGCCCGCTGGTTGAGTCTGCCGAAACCCGCCGCCCTGTGGTTGAACCTGTCGAAACCCGCCGCCCGCTGGTTGAGCCTGTCGAAACCCGCCGCCCGCTGATCGGTCCCGCGCCCGTTCGTTGAGCTTGTCGGAACCAGTCAAGCCCTGATCCTGTCAGCGCTTCTCGCAGGCGATGCCGTCGTTGTCGCGGTCCAGGTCGTACTCGCGAAGGTAGCGCTTCGGGCCGCCGTCATTGTAGGCATACACGGTGTTATTCACGGTGAAGTTCGTAACACTTTTTCCGGTGGTCCTGTCCCGTGCACCCTTCTTGCCAACACCATGCGGATAAACCCGGTTGAGTTCCGTGCAGTTCTTGTAAGACTTCGGCGACGGCGCAGCATTGGCGGGCACCGTTGACACGGTGAGAAAAAGGGCGGCGGTGGCCAGCGAGGCCGCGAGAACTTTTTTGACGCGCATATGAAACAGGACTCCCCCATAGAGAAACCCTCAAGCCGCTCGTCGGCGAAGGGTAAATGAATGCTATCCCAAAGTCGGGGCGGATTCCGGCCGGCTCAGCGCGTTGCCCGCACAAGCCTCTGCCGACCCTGCCGTGCGACATCTGGCCCGTCGCAGCCAGAGTGATCCAGCCCGCCGGGGCGAATGGCGCCGTCGAAGTTAGCGGACCCTTCGCCCCGGCCGGCGTGCCCATGGACCAGTTCAAATCCACCGGCCGCCCCGCCTCCAACCGCCGCTTCATGTCGTCCATGATTTTCGCTTCTTCTTTGTAGAAAGCCGCGTCGTCACCATTGGGCGCCCCCGCGCCGCGGTTCTGGAACTGGTGCTGGGCAAACAAACCGATCCGTTCCCCGGGCGCCCCCAGAAACGACGGCGCCGAATGCCCGCCCTCATACCCCAGACCCCCCCACACGCTTCCCCGCGAGCAACTGCTGCCACGCGTTCCGGTTCATATCCCCCGCCAGCGTCGACGTGACCGTACCCGACACGCCCTGGGCCTGGGCCTGCCCGGAAGCATCCCTCGTGTGAGTATTTGAAGCTTTGAGCGCCACCTGTTCGTGCGGTTCAGCGCCGGGGTTCGTGCGAGAGAGCGCCAGCGGTCGCGGGGCCTGGCGCCGCTGACGCTCTCCGTGACGGTTGCTAGGCGGTTGCGAGTGCTGTGTGCTCGCGCATGTTGTAATTGCCTGTCTCGACCCAGATCGTGTTGTGGATGATCCGGTCCATGATCGCGTCGGCGTGAACGCCGGAGCCGAGCCGCTGGTGCCAGTCCTTCTGCGAGTACTGGGTGCAGAACACTGTTGACGTCTCCCCGTAGCGGCGTTCCATCAGTTCCAGCAGCATGGTGCGCATCGATTCCGTGGGCCGATCCAGCAGCCACTCATCGATGACCAGCAGGGTGAATGCCGCATATTTGCGCAGGAACTTGCCGGATCCGCCAGGGGTGTCTTGGGCGGCGACCCAGGCTTCCTCGAGGTCGGGCATGCGGACGTAATGCGCGCGGATGCGGTGTTCGCATGCGCGTTTAGCCATCGCGCACCCCAGGTAGGACTTCCCCGACCCGGTGAACCCTTGGAAGACAACGTTCTGCTGCCGGGCCACGAACGAGCAGGTGCCGAGCTGGCTCAGCAGCGGCCGGTCAAGACCTCGCTCGTCGAGGAGGTCGATGCGGCGCAGGTCAGCGTTCGGGTAGCGCAGCCCCGCCCGCCGGATCAGGCCGGTGACTTTGGCATGGGTGAACGACGCGTAGGCGTCATCGACGACCAGCCGGAGACGATCTTCGAACGGCAGGCTGATGCTCAGCGTCTCGTCTTGGGTATCTATGGCCTCCAGCAGCTCGCCCGCGTTCATCTCCCGCAGCTTGCGTTTGGTTTCCGTGTCCAGGCGGCTCATCGGGTCCCTCCTGCGTAGTAGGAGCTGCCGCGCACGTATCCGCCATCTTCGTCATCAGGCTCCTCGACGTGCCCGGTTTTGTCCTGCCCGGTGTCCAGGATCGGCCGCAGGTGGGCGTAACGGGGCGATCGTATCGGACCGCGCAGCGCGAGCTGGCATGCGGCTTCCACCCGGGCTGGTGAGAACCTACGAGACAGACGCAGCACCGCCAGGGCCGGGTCGTAGCCGGCTTCCTCGATGCGGACAGACTCGAAGATCTTCTCGATCACGGTCCCGGTCGCCGGTCCCATCCGTAACGCCCAGGCGTCGATCCGGGCCCGGTCCCAGGCTTGCCAGCTGTGCCCCTCGGGAAGGTCGGCTTCGTTCGTCCGATACTGGTTCGTCGTCGTCACGGGCAGCAGCAGGTGGCTGGTCAGGCGCTCATCACCCCGATAGATCTCGAGCATGGTGTCCGTGACGCGAAGATCAACATGCGCGCCGATGTGGGTGAACGGGACGGAGTAGAAGTTTTTTGACCAGACCACGTGTCCGTTCCGGCCTACTTTGCGCCCATATGTCCAGGTGCTGATCTCGAAAGTCACCGCCGGCAACGGTTGCAGCAGCGGCTTCTCCTCGGCCGTGAACACGCTCAGCCGGGAGCCCTCCCGCTTCTGGAACGGCTGTCGGTTGTAGGCATCGATCTGCTCCCGAACCCGGGCCCGCAGCTGCACCAGGCTGGTGAACTGCTCCTGCCTCAGACCCGCAATCACCCAGGTGGCGACGTGGGAGACAGTGTTTTCTACGCTGGCTTTGTCTTTCGGGTGCCGCACCCGGCCCGGTAGTACCGCCGCCGAATAATGCGCCGCCATCTCCCGATAAGCGTCGTTGAGGACGACTTCGCCCTCGCGCGGGTGAGAGATCACCCCGGTCTTGAGGTTGTCGGGGACGAGCCTCGGGACCGTGCCGCCGAAGAATGCGAACATCGCCGCATGCGCGCGCAGCCACGACTCCTGCCGCATATCCAACGTCGCCTCCACGAACGCATACCTGCTGAACGGCAGGCACGCGACGAACAAATACACCTTCGAGACCTCTCCCGTTGCCGGGTCAACGAGCTGCATCGTCGGCCCGGACCAGTCGACCTCGACGCTGCGGCCGGCCTTATGGCCGACCCGAGACGACGCGCCAGTGACGTTGGCGTAATCGCCGTAAAGCCTGCAGAACCGGTCATAACTCATCGCCGCTTGCCCGGCCCGACTGCACCCGTCGAGATACTCCTGGTGCAGCAGCTTCAACGTCACCCCAACCCTGGCCAGCTCGCGATGCACCTGGACCCAGTCCGGCTGCGCGAACACGCTCTCCCGCACCCCGCGACCGGGAAACAGCGCCAGATACACCTCGCCCTCAGACTTCTCCGCAACATCGTCCCACCCGAGCCCGAGCTGATCCGCAGCATCGATCACCGCCTGAACGCTGTGCCTGGACATGCCCTGAGCAAGCGAGATCGCTCTGCCGGACAGGCCCTGGTTATGCAACTGCAAGACGAGCTTCGCCTTGATCTTCCGTACCATTACCGGTACTCCTTCCACCACGTGGCCCTCACGCGGTGGAAGGAGCTTTTCAGGTGGCGCTCAACCACACCAACACTGGCGCTGACCAGCGCAAATCGTGGGCTCGGACCCCGGCGCTAACCCGCACCACATATGGACCCCTCAAGAGCGAATATTCACTCGTGTACGTGAACGTGTTCTCCAAACCACCGTCGACCTCCGCCATGACGTTATACGTCATGTTCGACACGGGTTCCTTCAGCTCCGGCGACCATGCGCCCCTGGATAAGGCATCGACGACGGCGGAACCCGGCTACCCGCGCTGCCCTCGGCAGGCAGGTGCTACCCGCCGAAAAGCTTCTTCCCAATCTTCGCGAAGAACCCAGGCTCCAACGACGGATCGATTACCGCCGGCTCCGCCGGTTATTCCAATCCACACTCAGGAACTCAGGATTATAGACAGGAGGAGTCGCCTCGCCCGCACGCAGAACAGCCCACATCCACGCCGGAATGTTATCCACCGTCCGCGGATACGCCAACAGCTGCTGCACCCACGTCCCTGCCTCAGCGGGCTCTCCCCCGGGATACCAACGGCCGTTGCCCATGCGCGGAAGGTGTTCCTCGAAGTTCTCCTTCTTACTGACCGGAGAACTGGCGTCACCATGCCTGAACTCTATGGTCTGCTCGATATGGCCCGGTTTCGGGAAATACTCAACAGGTGCAATCACCTGGAGCTTCGGGTCCGCCGCCCCGTAAATGACAGGACGACGACGGCGGCACCCGGTACCCTGCACCCTGCCGCGCTCAGCTCCCGAACAGCTTCCTGCCGATCTTCGAAAAGAACCCGGGCTCCTTCGACGGATCAATAACCATGTCATCCACCGAAAAATCGGTGCCGTCTTCCGTAACCGGCAGGCGCCTGTTTTTCCAATCCACCGTCCTCAATACAGGGTTATAGACAGGCGGCATCACCCCCTCAGCCCGGAACACCTCCCACATCCACGCCGGAATGTTATCCACGGTCCGGGGGAAAGCCACCAACTCACCATGCAAGTCACCTGCCGTCGCAGGACTCGACGCCCAATCCGGTTTCCCGCTCTCGTCCAACGGGAAAATCTCCTCATCGAACACCTCAAGCCGGCCATCAGCAGCGGGGAACACATGAAACCGGTACGTCACCCACGTCCCAGCCCCGACAACATACAAATGCCGCCTGAGTTCCAGCACCCAGGCATCCATCGCCTCATGAGAGAAATCCAAGAAGCCATTGCGATACCCCCACACGCCATTGCGCAGAATGTCCTCGCTGCGCTGACCCATCACCTGCCGCGGAACACTGGTACTGACAACTTCATCCGCACCGTAACCAAGACCGCCCTCCGCGAAGGCCTCCTGCTGCAGACGAACCAGCCCGGCCCTGATGAACGGATCATCAACCGTGGCACTCGCACGCATGCCCTCTAACCTTCCATCGGCAAGTTACGGAACGGCACGGCACGCACCTTTTGTCCGTCAAACCAATACACAAGCTTAAAACTGTCCGGCAGCCCGGGCTTCGCCCCGAACGGCGTGTCCATCGACCAGTTCAAATCCACCGGCCGCCCCGCTTCCAACCGCCTCTTCACCTCGTCCATGATTTTCGCTTCTTCTTTGTAGAAAGCCGCCCCGTCACCATTCGGCGCCCCCGCACCACGGTTCTGGAACTGGTGCTGCGCAAACAAACCGATCCGCTCCCCGGGAGCCCCCAGGAACGACGGCGCCGAATGCCCGCCCTCATACCCCAGACCACCCACACGCTTCCCCGCCAGCAGCTGCTGCCACGCATTCCGGTTCATATCCCCCGCCAGGGTCGACGTGACCCTCCCCGACACGCCCTGGGCGTGCCCGGAAGCATCCGTCGTGTACGTGAAAGTGTTCTCCAAACCGCCGTCGACCTTCGCCACCACGTTATACGTCACATTCGCCACCGGCTTATTCAACTCCGGCGACCACGCACCCCGGCAAACGTGTCCACCCGGACCACCTTGCCCGCGGCATCCGTATAGTACTTCTCGATCGAATCCACAGCGGACCCGGTCACCTGATGCATCTTGGTCCGGTGCTCGATCACATACTCGGTGTTCGGCTTCAACCCCCCACGGTCAGCGAAGTGATCCCTCTTACTGACCGGAGAACTGGCGTCACCATGCCTGAACACTATGGTCTGCTCAACATGGCCCGGCCTCGGGAAATACTCAACAGGTGCAATCACCTGGAGCTTCGGGTCCGCCGCCCCGTAAATGACAGGACGACGACGGCGGCACCCGGTACCCTGCACCCTGCCGCGCTCAGCTCCCGAACAGCTTCCTGCCGATCTTCGAAAAGAACCCAGGCTCCTTCGACGGATCAATAACCATGTCATCCACCGAAAAATCGGTGCCGTCTTCCGTAACCGGCAGGCGCCTGTTTTTCCAATCCACCGTCCTCAATACAGGGTTATAGACAGGCGGCATCACCCCCTCAGCCCGGAACACCTCCCACATCCACGCCGGAATGTTATCCACGGTCCGGGGGAAAGCCACCAACTCCGCATGCAAGTCACCGGCCCCCGCCGGACTAGAGTTCCATACCCGTTTTCCATTCTGGTCCAGCGGGAAAATCTCCTCATCGAACACCTCAAGCCGGCCATCAGCAGCGGGGAACACATGAAACCGGTACGTCACCCACGTCCCAGCCCCGACCACATACAAATGCCGCCTGAGCTCCAGCACCCAGGCATCCATCGCCTCATGAGAGAAATCCAAGTGAAAGTCCCGCCCACCCCACGCCCCGTCACGCAGAATCCTAACGCGACGCTGAGCCATCCCCTGCCGCGCAACACTGGTACTGACAACTTCATCCGCACCGTAACCAAG
This genomic interval from Micrococcaceae bacterium Sec5.7 contains the following:
- a CDS encoding UDP-glucose/GDP-mannose dehydrogenase family protein; this translates as MKISVIGCGYLGAVHAATLASMGHTVVGIDVDANKVDHLGRGFAPFHEPGLDELLQDGRATGRLTFSTDFGDAAGAQVHFLCLGTPQSKTSDGADLTFLVSATKALLPHLSRGAAVVGKSTVPVGTVDMLRGILSRRPDVLLGWNPEFLRQGTAVKDSLVPDRLVYGVPGGKASAEGAGVTAALDAVYEPLLGAGIPRLVCNFATAELIKSASNAFLATKVSFINAMAELCDASGADVTELSEAMGLDPRIGNRYLHAGLGFGGGCLPKDVRSFRAQAAALDVSSVNDWMGVVDSINLGQRLRTVEIARELCRGFLSGRTVTVLGAAFKPDTDDIRDSPALDVALQLAAAGAHVTVTDPKAINNAWMRYPQLRFEPSTRRALEGAELVLLLTEWDEYRSLSPAVAGGLVRRRTVLDARNVLDAAAWQAQGWTVRGLGTNSVAEPAPVVEPAETRRPLVESAETRRPVVEPVETRRPLVEPVETRRPLIGPAPVR
- a CDS encoding glycosyltransferase family 1 protein gives rise to the protein MRIAIVAESFLPLMNGVTHSILRVLEHLQERGDEVLVIAPSTQDTDVLGVVHGAFVHRLPSVPLAGYANVRVALGGVNRVKRILADYAPDVVHLASPFVLGWRAVQAAHQLGIPTIAIYQTEVPSYAARYGVPFLENWAWNRVENIHLLASRTLVPSTFAHNQLRGRGIPRLDMWRRGVDTARFSPEKRDGGWRTSVAPGGERIIGYVGRLAIEKQVEDLAVLADVPGTRLVIVGDGPQRAALEAALPGAVFTGFLGGGELARAVASFDLFVHPGEFETFCQTIQEAMASGVPVVATGRGGPLDLVENSRTGWLYEPGDLAGLRAHVMDLMGDDAKRRAFAAAAHASVQGRTWPALSAELVRHYKTVAFGDRARRDPVPEPAGIQTFEALEKRKGVTL
- the istA gene encoding IS21 family transposase is translated as MVRKIKAKLVLQLHNQGLSGRAISLAQGMSRHSVQAVIDAADQLGLGWDDVAEKSEGEVYLALFPGRGVRESVFAQPDWVQVHRELARVGVTLKLLHQEYLDGCSRAGQAAMSYDRFCRLYGDYANVTGASSRVGHKAGRSVEVDWSGPTMQLVDPATGEVSKVYLFVACLPFSRYAFVEATLDMRQESWLRAHAAMFAFFGGTVPRLVPDNLKTGVISHPREGEVVLNDAYREMAAHYSAAVLPGRVRHPKDKASVENTVSHVATWVIAGLRQEQFTSLVQLRARVREQIDAYNRQPFQKREGSRLSVFTAEEKPLLQPLPAVTFEISTWTYGRKVGRNGHVVWSKNFYSVPFTHIGAHVDLRVTDTMLEIYRGDERLTSHLLLPVTTTNQYRTNEADLPEGHSWQAWDRARIDAWALRMGPATGTVIEKIFESVRIEEAGYDPALAVLRLSRRFSPARVEAACQLALRGPIRSPRYAHLRPILDTGQDKTGHVEEPDDEDGGYVRGSSYYAGGTR
- a CDS encoding ATP-binding protein; this translates as MSRLDTETKRKLREMNAGELLEAIDTQDETLSISLPFEDRLRLVVDDAYASFTHAKVTGLIRRAGLRYPNADLRRIDLLDERGLDRPLLSQLGTCSFVARQQNVVFQGFTGSGKSYLGCAMAKRACEHRIRAHYVRMPDLEEAWVAAQDTPGGSGKFLRKYAAFTLLVIDEWLLDRPTESMRTMLLELMERRYGETSTVFCTQYSQKDWHQRLGSGVHADAIMDRIIHNTIWVETGNYNMREHTALATA
- a CDS encoding excalibur calcium-binding domain-containing protein, yielding MRVKKVLAASLATAALFLTVSTVPANAAPSPKSYKNCTELNRVYPHGVGKKGARDRTTGKSVTNFTVNNTVYAYNDGGPKRYLREYDLDRDNDGIACEKR